The nucleotide window CAGAACTGCTTGGTAGGTTATGCGATGCAGAAGGTGTTCCTGGAAGGGAATGGGAGATCAGAAACATCATGGAAAAAGAATTCAAAAGGTTCGGTTACACGGTTCAAACGGACTGGATAGGCAACATCATAGCGTACAGGGGTAGAAGACCGCCCGAAAACCCGACCATGTTCGGTGCGCACATGGATGAGATAGGTCTGATGGTCAAACATATAGACAAGAAGGGGTTCGTACGGTTCATAAAGATAGGCGGTATAGACGACCGTGTGCTCGTCAACCAAAGAGTTGTTATATTCACCAAAAGAAAAGGGAAGGTGTACGGTGTCATAGGGAACAAACCTCCGCATCTCCTCAAAGATGAGGAAAAGAAGAACGTCATACCAGCAGAAGACCTGTTTATAGATATAGGCGCTAAAGATGATAAAGAAGCCGGAAGGATGGGTGTAACGGTGGGTGACCCGATAACGTTTGATGTACAGTTCAGAGTGTTAAACAAAAAGGTTGTGACGGGTAAAGCGTTGGATGACCGGGTAGGATGTTACATACTCCTCGAACTGGCTAAAAGATGCAAAAGAAAAGATGTGGTGTTCGTAGGTACTGTGCAGGAAGAGGTTTCATGGTTGGGTAAGGGCGCGATGTTAGCGGCATACGGGCTTGAACCTAAAAGTTTCATAGCGGTAGACACCACCATCGCAGGCGATCATCCGGGAGTTAAAGAGGAAGAAGCGCCAGTGATGATGGGTAAGGGTCCCTCAATAGTGCTTGTGGAAGCCGGAGGGAGAGGCAACGTTGCAGACCTTAATTTG belongs to Candidatus Micrarchaeota archaeon and includes:
- a CDS encoding M42 family metallopeptidase, with the protein product MGVDTELLGRLCDAEGVPGREWEIRNIMEKEFKRFGYTVQTDWIGNIIAYRGRRPPENPTMFGAHMDEIGLMVKHIDKKGFVRFIKIGGIDDRVLVNQRVVIFTKRKGKVYGVIGNKPPHLLKDEEKKNVIPAEDLFIDIGAKDDKEAGRMGVTVGDPITFDVQFRVLNKKVVTGKALDDRVGCYILLELAKRCKRKDVVFVGTVQEEVSWLGKGAMLAAYGLEPKSFIAVDTTIAGDHPGVKEEEAPVMMGKGPSIVLVEAGGRGNVADLNLVEKFFKIAQKNRIPYQVEAMEAGATDAASVYRVRSGIPSIAVCVPTRYIHSNVSTVSLKDIDYTVKLLDKFINR